One genomic region from bacterium encodes:
- a CDS encoding heme-binding protein codes for MKYSLLVFVLLFAVTSGAQVVEKKGLSLQGAKIVIAAAQEEAKKLNAPGGVIAVVDEGGNLVAVERLDNTFAAGANISIGKARTSAIFKRPTKVFEDVIKNGRTSMVALADFTPLQGGVPIMIDGQLIGAVGVSGAASAEQDEQLAIAGANALMNSKDMSMASVTYLDNKKVSAAFVKGMPLIEVENYKVHASHRDSAGMAEVHEKDTDIIYVLEGTATFVTGGKVVEGKTTAQDEIRGASIDGGDTRKIVKGDVIIVPSGTPHWFKQATNPFNYYVVKVAR; via the coding sequence ATGAAATATAGCTTATTGGTTTTCGTACTTTTGTTTGCGGTGACATCCGGCGCTCAGGTTGTCGAAAAGAAAGGTCTTTCACTTCAGGGCGCAAAAATAGTGATCGCAGCCGCGCAGGAAGAAGCAAAAAAACTAAACGCGCCCGGCGGCGTGATTGCAGTGGTGGATGAAGGCGGGAATCTCGTTGCTGTGGAACGCCTGGATAACACATTTGCTGCAGGCGCTAATATTTCCATTGGAAAGGCGCGGACATCCGCCATTTTCAAGCGCCCTACGAAAGTATTTGAAGACGTGATTAAAAACGGACGCACTTCGATGGTTGCGCTTGCCGATTTCACTCCGCTTCAGGGAGGCGTGCCGATCATGATAGACGGACAGTTAATCGGAGCGGTGGGAGTCAGTGGAGCTGCAAGCGCGGAGCAGGATGAACAGCTCGCAATTGCAGGAGCCAACGCTTTAATGAATTCAAAAGACATGAGCATGGCTTCCGTTACTTACCTGGACAACAAGAAGGTATCGGCCGCATTTGTAAAGGGAATGCCATTGATTGAAGTGGAAAACTACAAAGTACACGCAAGCCACCGGGATTCTGCCGGTATGGCTGAAGTTCATGAAAAAGACACCGACATCATTTACGTGTTGGAAGGCACTGCAACGTTTGTGACCGGAGGTAAGGTCGTAGAGGGAAAAACAACGGCACAGGATGAAATCCGCGGCGCATCAATTGATGGCGGCGATACACGCAAGATCGTTAAAGGAGATGTCATCATTGTTCCGAGCGGCACACCACACTGGTTTAAACAGGCCACCAATCCTTTCAACTATTACGTGGTGAAAGTGGCCCGTTAG